One genomic window of Peromyscus maniculatus bairdii isolate BWxNUB_F1_BW_parent chromosome 2, HU_Pman_BW_mat_3.1, whole genome shotgun sequence includes the following:
- the Map3k6 gene encoding mitogen-activated protein kinase kinase kinase 6 isoform X2 — protein sequence MAGPCPGAGVLERAGSCWQDPLAEALSRGRSSPAVSGRGCARSRPLSVVYVLTREPEPGVEPGAGTEAEPLPLRCLREACAQLQGTRPPPQLRSLPFATLALGDTTALDSFYNADVVVLEAELPGLQALREDVFQKNSDCVGSYTLIPYVVTATGRVLCGDAGLLRGIADGLVQSGAGTEALLTPLVGRLARLLEATPTDSCGYFRETIRQDIRQARERFNGQQLRQELARLQRRLDSVELLSPDIIMNLLLSYRDVQDYSAIIELVETLQALPTYDVAEQHNVCFHYTFALNRRNRPGDREKALAVLLPLLQQEGSVAPDLYCMCGRVYKDMFFSSGFQNARHLEQAYHWYRKAFDVEPSLHSGINAAVLLIAAGQHFEDSEELQLIGMKLGCLLARKGCVEKMQYYWDVGFYLGAQILANDPIQVVLAAEQLYKLNAPIWYLVSVMETFLLYQHFRPTPEPSGGPLLRAHFWLHFLLQSCQPFKTASPQEDQCLVLVLEINKVLLPARLAIQGTDPVSAVTLSLLEPETQEDSSSWTFPVSSICGISASKLDQRCCFLYALPPAQDVQLCFPSVERCQWFCGLIQVLVMNPDSSAPTEEAEGAREVLEFDYEYLETGERLVLGKGTYGVVYAGRDRHTRVRIAIKEIPERDSRFSQPLHEEIALHKRLRHKNIVRYLGSASQGGYLKIFMEEVPGGSLSSLLRSVWGPLKDNESTISFYTRQILQGLSYLHENRIVHRDIKGDNVLINTFSGLLKISDFGTSKRLAGITPCTETFTGTLQYMAPEIIDQGPRGYGKAADIWSLGCTVVEMATGRPPFHELGSPQAAMFQVGMYKVHPPVPSSLSAEAQAFLLRTFEPDPRLRASAQELLGDPFLQPGKRSRSPGSPRHTPQPSGTPSTDSIPPADSATQSQTFPRPQAPSQHPLSPPKRCLSYGDTSQLRVPEEPAAEEPASPEESSGLSLLHQESKRRAMLAAVLEEELPTLAENLLEQEQDSRLSRNHVEQLLRCLGAQIHTPNRRQLAQELRALQAQLRTQGLGPALLNGPLFAFPEAVKQILRRRQIRPHWMFVLDSLLSRAVRAALAVLDAEVEKKAVPPTSEEWSKGESQQKTLESQQLHSQLRPEQGPLPLTEQLGLLRAETDRLRDVLAEKERECQALMHQALHGVHADTRTYALAPEPPATLSKDQSLVQWLQELNVDPGTIQMLLSHSFTLQTLLKCATQDDLVYTRIRGGMVYRIWRAILAQRAGATPVTPGPREAE from the exons GAGGCCGAGCCGCTGCCGCTGCGATGCCTGCGGGAGGCCTGCGCCCAGCTCCAGGGCACGCGGCCGCCCCCGCAGCTGCGCAGCCTGCCCTTCGCGACGCTGGCTCTAGGTGACACCACGGCGCTCGACTCCTTCTACAACGCGG ATGTGGTGGTGTTGGAG GCAGAGCTCCCCGGCCTGCAGGCCCTGCGT GAGGATGTTTTCCAGAAGAATTCG GACTGCGTTGGCAGCTACACACTGATCCCTTATGTGGTGACAGCCACTGGCCGGGTGTTATGTGGTGACGCAGGCCTCCTGAGGGGCATAGCTGATGGGCTGGTACAGTCTGGGGCAGGCACCGAGGCCCTGCTCACGCCCCTGGTGGGCCGGCTTGCCCGCCTGTTGGAGGCCACACCCACAGACTCTTG CGGCTATTTCCGGGAGACCATTCGGCAGGATATCCGGCAGGCTCGGGAGCGGTTCAATGggcagcagctgaggcaggagctggcTCGTCTGCAGAGGAGGCTGGACAGTGTAGAGCTGTTGAGCCCTGATATCATCATGAATCTGTTGCTGTCATACCGTGATGTGCAG gacTACTCTGCCATCATTGAGCTGGTGGAGACGCTGCAGGCCTTGCCCACCTATGACGTGGCTGAGCAACACAATGTCTGTTTTCACTACACATTTGCCCTCAACAG GAGGAACAGGCCTGGGGACCGGGAGAAAGCCCTGGCTGTGCTATTACCGCTGCTACAGCAGGAAGGCTCCGTGGCACCCGATCTTTACTGCATGTGTGGTCGCGTCTACAAGGACATGTTCTTCAGCTCTGGCTTCCAGAATGCTAGGCACCTGGAGCAGGCCTATCACTG GTACCGCAAGGCTTTTGATGTGGAGCCCAGCCTGCACTCGGGTATCAACGCGGCAGTGCTCCTCATTGCCGCTGGGCAGCACTTTGAAGACTCTGAGGAACTCCAGCTGATAG gcatgAAGCTGGGCTGCTTGCTAGCCCGCAAAGGCTGTGTGGAGAAGATGCAGTATTACTGGGATGTAGGATTCTACCTGGGAGCCCAGATCCTCGCCAATGACCCCATCCAGGTGGTCCTGGCCGCGGAGCAGCTGTACAAGCTCAATGCCCCCATATG GTACTTGGTGTCCGTGATGGAGACTTTCCTGCTGTATCAGCACTTCAGACCTACACCAGAGCCCTCCGGAGGGCCCCTGCTGCGAGCTCACTTCTGGCTCCACTTCTTGCTACAATCCTGCCAGCCTTTCAAGACAGCCTCTCCTCAGGAGGACCAGTGCCTG GTGCTGGTACTGGAGATAAACAAAGTGCTGCTGCCTGCAAGGCTGGCCATTCAGGGGACAGACCCGGTGAGCGCAGTGACCCTAAGCCTGCTGGAGCCCGAGACTCAG GAGGATTCTTCCAGCTGGACCTTTCCAGTCTCCTCCATCTGTGGGATCAG cGCCTCCAAGCTGGACCAGCGCTGCTGCTTCCTCTATGCGCTGCCTCCGGCCCAAGATGTCCAGCTGTGCTTCCCCAGTGTGGAGCGCTGCCAGTG GTTCTGTGGCCTAATTCAGGTCTTGGTGATGAACCCAGATTCCTCGGCAcccactgaggaggcagagggcgCAAGGGAGGTGCTGGAG TTTGATTATGAATACTTGGAAACCGGTGAGCGGCTGGTGCTGGGCAAAGGCACCTATGGGGTGGTGTACGCTGGCCGTGATAGGCACACGAGGGTGCGGATCGCCATCAAGGAGATTCCGGAGAGGGATAGCAG GTTTTCCCAGCCCCTGCATGAAGAGATCGCTCTTCACAAACGACTGCGCCACAAGAATATAGTGCGCTATCTGGGCTCTGCCAGCCAGGGCGGCTACCTCAAGATCTTCATGGAGGAAGTGCCTGGAG GCAGCCTGTCCTCCTTGCTTAGGTCAGTGTGGGGACCCCTAAAGGACAATGAGAGTACTATTAGTTTCTACACACGGCAGATCCTGCAGGGACTCAGCTACCTCCATGAGAACCGCATTGTGCACCGGGACATCAAG GGGGACAATGTGTTGATCAACACCTTCAGTGGGTTGCTTAAGATTTCTGACTTCGGCACCTCCAAGCGGCTGGCGGGCATCACACCCTGCACAGAGACTTTCACAG GGACTCTGCAGTATATGGCCCCAGAAATCATTGACCAGGGCCCACGAGGATATGGGAAGGCAGCTGACATCTGGTCTCTGGGCTGCACCGTGGTTGAGATGGCCACAGGTCGACCACCCTTCCATGAACTAGGGAGCCCGCAGGCCGCTATGTTTCAG GTGGGCATGTACAAGGTGCATCCACCAGTGCCCAGCTCGCTGTCAGCTGAGGCCCAAGCCTTCCTCCTCCGAACTTTTGAACCAGATCCCCGCCTCCGAGCCAGTGCCCAGGAGCTGCTGGGAGACCCCTTCCTGCAGCCAGGGAAGAGGAGCCGCAGCCCGGGCTCTCCTCGGCATACTCCCCAGCCCTCAG GCACCCCTTCCACAGATTCCATTCCTCCAGCTGACTCAGCCACCCAGTCCCAGACATTCCCAAGGCCCCAAGCACCCTCTCAGCATCCACTCAGTCCCCCAAAGCGCTGCCTTAGTTATGGGGACACCAGCCAGCTCCG TGTGCCTGAGGAGCCCGCAGCCGAGGAACCCGCATCCCCCGAGGAGAGTTCGGGGCTGAGTCTGCTGCACCAGGAGAGCAAGCGGCGGGCCATGCTGGCTGCGGTGCTGGAAGAGGAGCTGCCCACACTAGCAGAGAATCTACTGGAGCAGGAACAG GATTCTAGACTCAGCAGGAATCATGTGGAACAGCTGCTTCGCTGCCTCGGGGCACAAATCCACACTCCTAACCGCCGGCAGCTGGCCCAGGAGCTGCGGGCCCTGCAAGCTCAGCTGCGGACCCAGGGCCTGGGGCCTGCACTTTTGAATGGGCCGCTCTTCGCATTTCCAGAAGCG gtgAAGCAGATCCTCCGCAGACGCCAGATCCGCCCACACTGGATGTTCGTGTTGGACTCGCTGCTCAGCCGCGCGGTCCGGGCGGCGCTGGCGGTGCTGGACGCAG AGGTGGAGAAGAAAGCGGTCCCACCGACGTCAGAGGAGTGGAGTAAGGGGGAGTCCCAGCAGAAAACGCTGGAGAGCCAGcagctacacagccagctccGGCCAGAGCAGGGGCCTCTGCCGCTGACCGAGCAGCTGGGCCTTTTGCGAGCTGAGACTGACAG GCTTCGAGATGTCCTGGCTGAGAAGGAACGTGAGTGCCAGGCTCTGATGCACCAGGCCCTACATGGGGTGCATGCAGACACCAGGACTTATGCCCTGGCTCCAGAGCCTCCAG CCACTCTCTCAAAGGACCAGAGCCTGGTGCAGTGGCTACAGGAACTGAATGTGGACCCAGGCACCATCCAAATG CTCCTGAGCCATAGCTTCACCCTTCAGACCCTGCTCAAGTGTGCCACTCAAGATGACCTTGTCTATACCAGAATCAG GGGAGGGATGGTGTACCGAATTTGGAGAGCCATCTTGGCACAGCGAGCAGGAGCCACACCAGTTACCCCTGGACCCCGGGAGGCTGAATGA
- the Map3k6 gene encoding mitogen-activated protein kinase kinase kinase 6 isoform X1 has protein sequence MAGPCPGAGVLERAGSCWQDPLAEALSRGRSSPAVSGRGCARSRPLSVVYVLTREPEPGVEPGAGTEAEPLPLRCLREACAQLQGTRPPPQLRSLPFATLALGDTTALDSFYNADVVVLEVSNSLAQPSLFYHLGVRESFSMTNNVLLCSQAELPGLQALREDVFQKNSDCVGSYTLIPYVVTATGRVLCGDAGLLRGIADGLVQSGAGTEALLTPLVGRLARLLEATPTDSCGYFRETIRQDIRQARERFNGQQLRQELARLQRRLDSVELLSPDIIMNLLLSYRDVQDYSAIIELVETLQALPTYDVAEQHNVCFHYTFALNRRNRPGDREKALAVLLPLLQQEGSVAPDLYCMCGRVYKDMFFSSGFQNARHLEQAYHWYRKAFDVEPSLHSGINAAVLLIAAGQHFEDSEELQLIGMKLGCLLARKGCVEKMQYYWDVGFYLGAQILANDPIQVVLAAEQLYKLNAPIWYLVSVMETFLLYQHFRPTPEPSGGPLLRAHFWLHFLLQSCQPFKTASPQEDQCLVLVLEINKVLLPARLAIQGTDPVSAVTLSLLEPETQEDSSSWTFPVSSICGISASKLDQRCCFLYALPPAQDVQLCFPSVERCQWFCGLIQVLVMNPDSSAPTEEAEGAREVLEFDYEYLETGERLVLGKGTYGVVYAGRDRHTRVRIAIKEIPERDSRFSQPLHEEIALHKRLRHKNIVRYLGSASQGGYLKIFMEEVPGGSLSSLLRSVWGPLKDNESTISFYTRQILQGLSYLHENRIVHRDIKGDNVLINTFSGLLKISDFGTSKRLAGITPCTETFTGTLQYMAPEIIDQGPRGYGKAADIWSLGCTVVEMATGRPPFHELGSPQAAMFQVGMYKVHPPVPSSLSAEAQAFLLRTFEPDPRLRASAQELLGDPFLQPGKRSRSPGSPRHTPQPSGTPSTDSIPPADSATQSQTFPRPQAPSQHPLSPPKRCLSYGDTSQLRVPEEPAAEEPASPEESSGLSLLHQESKRRAMLAAVLEEELPTLAENLLEQEQDSRLSRNHVEQLLRCLGAQIHTPNRRQLAQELRALQAQLRTQGLGPALLNGPLFAFPEAVKQILRRRQIRPHWMFVLDSLLSRAVRAALAVLDAEVEKKAVPPTSEEWSKGESQQKTLESQQLHSQLRPEQGPLPLTEQLGLLRAETDRLRDVLAEKERECQALMHQALHGVHADTRTYALAPEPPATLSKDQSLVQWLQELNVDPGTIQMLLSHSFTLQTLLKCATQDDLVYTRIRGGMVYRIWRAILAQRAGATPVTPGPREAE, from the exons GAGGCCGAGCCGCTGCCGCTGCGATGCCTGCGGGAGGCCTGCGCCCAGCTCCAGGGCACGCGGCCGCCCCCGCAGCTGCGCAGCCTGCCCTTCGCGACGCTGGCTCTAGGTGACACCACGGCGCTCGACTCCTTCTACAACGCGG ATGTGGTGGTGTTGGAGGTGAGCAACTCCCTGGCACAGCCCTCCCTGTTCTACCACCTGGGCGTGCGGGAGAGCTTCAGCATGACCAACAACGTACTCCTCTGTTCCCAGGCAGAGCTCCCCGGCCTGCAGGCCCTGCGT GAGGATGTTTTCCAGAAGAATTCG GACTGCGTTGGCAGCTACACACTGATCCCTTATGTGGTGACAGCCACTGGCCGGGTGTTATGTGGTGACGCAGGCCTCCTGAGGGGCATAGCTGATGGGCTGGTACAGTCTGGGGCAGGCACCGAGGCCCTGCTCACGCCCCTGGTGGGCCGGCTTGCCCGCCTGTTGGAGGCCACACCCACAGACTCTTG CGGCTATTTCCGGGAGACCATTCGGCAGGATATCCGGCAGGCTCGGGAGCGGTTCAATGggcagcagctgaggcaggagctggcTCGTCTGCAGAGGAGGCTGGACAGTGTAGAGCTGTTGAGCCCTGATATCATCATGAATCTGTTGCTGTCATACCGTGATGTGCAG gacTACTCTGCCATCATTGAGCTGGTGGAGACGCTGCAGGCCTTGCCCACCTATGACGTGGCTGAGCAACACAATGTCTGTTTTCACTACACATTTGCCCTCAACAG GAGGAACAGGCCTGGGGACCGGGAGAAAGCCCTGGCTGTGCTATTACCGCTGCTACAGCAGGAAGGCTCCGTGGCACCCGATCTTTACTGCATGTGTGGTCGCGTCTACAAGGACATGTTCTTCAGCTCTGGCTTCCAGAATGCTAGGCACCTGGAGCAGGCCTATCACTG GTACCGCAAGGCTTTTGATGTGGAGCCCAGCCTGCACTCGGGTATCAACGCGGCAGTGCTCCTCATTGCCGCTGGGCAGCACTTTGAAGACTCTGAGGAACTCCAGCTGATAG gcatgAAGCTGGGCTGCTTGCTAGCCCGCAAAGGCTGTGTGGAGAAGATGCAGTATTACTGGGATGTAGGATTCTACCTGGGAGCCCAGATCCTCGCCAATGACCCCATCCAGGTGGTCCTGGCCGCGGAGCAGCTGTACAAGCTCAATGCCCCCATATG GTACTTGGTGTCCGTGATGGAGACTTTCCTGCTGTATCAGCACTTCAGACCTACACCAGAGCCCTCCGGAGGGCCCCTGCTGCGAGCTCACTTCTGGCTCCACTTCTTGCTACAATCCTGCCAGCCTTTCAAGACAGCCTCTCCTCAGGAGGACCAGTGCCTG GTGCTGGTACTGGAGATAAACAAAGTGCTGCTGCCTGCAAGGCTGGCCATTCAGGGGACAGACCCGGTGAGCGCAGTGACCCTAAGCCTGCTGGAGCCCGAGACTCAG GAGGATTCTTCCAGCTGGACCTTTCCAGTCTCCTCCATCTGTGGGATCAG cGCCTCCAAGCTGGACCAGCGCTGCTGCTTCCTCTATGCGCTGCCTCCGGCCCAAGATGTCCAGCTGTGCTTCCCCAGTGTGGAGCGCTGCCAGTG GTTCTGTGGCCTAATTCAGGTCTTGGTGATGAACCCAGATTCCTCGGCAcccactgaggaggcagagggcgCAAGGGAGGTGCTGGAG TTTGATTATGAATACTTGGAAACCGGTGAGCGGCTGGTGCTGGGCAAAGGCACCTATGGGGTGGTGTACGCTGGCCGTGATAGGCACACGAGGGTGCGGATCGCCATCAAGGAGATTCCGGAGAGGGATAGCAG GTTTTCCCAGCCCCTGCATGAAGAGATCGCTCTTCACAAACGACTGCGCCACAAGAATATAGTGCGCTATCTGGGCTCTGCCAGCCAGGGCGGCTACCTCAAGATCTTCATGGAGGAAGTGCCTGGAG GCAGCCTGTCCTCCTTGCTTAGGTCAGTGTGGGGACCCCTAAAGGACAATGAGAGTACTATTAGTTTCTACACACGGCAGATCCTGCAGGGACTCAGCTACCTCCATGAGAACCGCATTGTGCACCGGGACATCAAG GGGGACAATGTGTTGATCAACACCTTCAGTGGGTTGCTTAAGATTTCTGACTTCGGCACCTCCAAGCGGCTGGCGGGCATCACACCCTGCACAGAGACTTTCACAG GGACTCTGCAGTATATGGCCCCAGAAATCATTGACCAGGGCCCACGAGGATATGGGAAGGCAGCTGACATCTGGTCTCTGGGCTGCACCGTGGTTGAGATGGCCACAGGTCGACCACCCTTCCATGAACTAGGGAGCCCGCAGGCCGCTATGTTTCAG GTGGGCATGTACAAGGTGCATCCACCAGTGCCCAGCTCGCTGTCAGCTGAGGCCCAAGCCTTCCTCCTCCGAACTTTTGAACCAGATCCCCGCCTCCGAGCCAGTGCCCAGGAGCTGCTGGGAGACCCCTTCCTGCAGCCAGGGAAGAGGAGCCGCAGCCCGGGCTCTCCTCGGCATACTCCCCAGCCCTCAG GCACCCCTTCCACAGATTCCATTCCTCCAGCTGACTCAGCCACCCAGTCCCAGACATTCCCAAGGCCCCAAGCACCCTCTCAGCATCCACTCAGTCCCCCAAAGCGCTGCCTTAGTTATGGGGACACCAGCCAGCTCCG TGTGCCTGAGGAGCCCGCAGCCGAGGAACCCGCATCCCCCGAGGAGAGTTCGGGGCTGAGTCTGCTGCACCAGGAGAGCAAGCGGCGGGCCATGCTGGCTGCGGTGCTGGAAGAGGAGCTGCCCACACTAGCAGAGAATCTACTGGAGCAGGAACAG GATTCTAGACTCAGCAGGAATCATGTGGAACAGCTGCTTCGCTGCCTCGGGGCACAAATCCACACTCCTAACCGCCGGCAGCTGGCCCAGGAGCTGCGGGCCCTGCAAGCTCAGCTGCGGACCCAGGGCCTGGGGCCTGCACTTTTGAATGGGCCGCTCTTCGCATTTCCAGAAGCG gtgAAGCAGATCCTCCGCAGACGCCAGATCCGCCCACACTGGATGTTCGTGTTGGACTCGCTGCTCAGCCGCGCGGTCCGGGCGGCGCTGGCGGTGCTGGACGCAG AGGTGGAGAAGAAAGCGGTCCCACCGACGTCAGAGGAGTGGAGTAAGGGGGAGTCCCAGCAGAAAACGCTGGAGAGCCAGcagctacacagccagctccGGCCAGAGCAGGGGCCTCTGCCGCTGACCGAGCAGCTGGGCCTTTTGCGAGCTGAGACTGACAG GCTTCGAGATGTCCTGGCTGAGAAGGAACGTGAGTGCCAGGCTCTGATGCACCAGGCCCTACATGGGGTGCATGCAGACACCAGGACTTATGCCCTGGCTCCAGAGCCTCCAG CCACTCTCTCAAAGGACCAGAGCCTGGTGCAGTGGCTACAGGAACTGAATGTGGACCCAGGCACCATCCAAATG CTCCTGAGCCATAGCTTCACCCTTCAGACCCTGCTCAAGTGTGCCACTCAAGATGACCTTGTCTATACCAGAATCAG GGGAGGGATGGTGTACCGAATTTGGAGAGCCATCTTGGCACAGCGAGCAGGAGCCACACCAGTTACCCCTGGACCCCGGGAGGCTGAATGA